GGGCGTGCAGTTGCGCGTAGCCAAGGTGGCGGTGCGGGATTTGAAGAAGGGTCGCGCAGTGAACATCCCCCCCGCCCTGCTGACGACGGATTGGCAGAGTGTGATTGATGATCCGAGCATTCATTTGATCGGGGAATTCATCGGCGGCACCACGACGGCGCGGACGGTGGTGTTGAATGCCTTCAAGAAGGGCAAGTCGGTCATCACGGCGAACAAGGCGTTACTCTCGGCGCATGGCGAGGAATTGTTTGCGGCGGCGGCGAAATATGGGACGAATCTTTATTATGAGGCGAGCGTGGCGGGCGGGATTCCGATCATCAAGGTGTTGCGCGAGGGGTTGATTGGGAATCGGATTACGCGGATTTATGGAATCGTGAACGGCACGTGCAATTACATCCTGAGCCGGATGAAGTTGGAAGGTGCGGATTTTGGAGAAGTATTGGCGGATGCGCAACGTTTGGGTTATGCGGAAGCGGAGCCTTCGTTGGACATCGATGGCCATGATGCGGCGCATAAGACGGGGATTTTGGCATCGTTGGCGCACGGATTTTGGGTGAAGCCGAAGGATATTTATGTGGCAGGAATCACGGCGATTTCGAAGCTGGATATTCAGTTTGCCGGACAGCTTGGGTATACGATCAAGCTGCTGGGGATCGTGAAGAAATTTGAAAGCGGCAAAGGCAAATCTGCAAAGATCCAGGTGAGCGTGTATCCGGCGTTGCTGCCGAATTCGCATGTGTTGGCGAGTGTGAATGGGGTTTTCAACGCGATCCTGGTGCGCGGTGATGTGGTGGGTGACACGCTTTATTACGGTCGCGGCGCGGGTCAGGATGCGACGGCGAGCGCGGCGTTGAGTGATTTTGCGGATGCGGCGCTGGATTTGAAATGCGGGACAAAGAGCCGGATTTTGCCGTTCACGCCGCATGAGCAGGATGGCGCGGTGTTGCCAATCAGCGAAGTGGTTTCGCGCTACTACGTGCGGTTAAGCGTGATTGACAAGCCAGGGACTTTGGCAAGAATCACGGCCATTTTGGGCGAAGCGAACATTGGGATTTCGTCGGTTATCCAACCGGAAGGTCACGAGGGCAGCAGCGTGCCGTTGATTCTGATGATTCATGATGCGACCAACTCCAATGTGACAAAGGCTTTGGGCAAGATTGCAAAGTTAAGCGCGGTAAAGGCACCTCCGGTGATGATTCGCGTGGAGAGTTTTGAGTAAATGCCGAGGCAGCGTTAAAATTTAAAATGAATTCGCAAGCAGCATTGAAAAGCGGTCCGATGGCATGGCACGGAGTGATCCACCGTTATGCCAAACACCTCCCTGTCTCCGCTACGACGCCGATTATTTCGCTCAACGAGGGCAACACGCCGTTGATTCGCGTGGATAATTTCGTGAAGGCAATCGGCGGCGAGTTTGAATTGTATTTGAAGTACGAGGGATTGAACCCGACCTGTTCGTTCAAGGATCGCGGGATGACGATGGCGGTTTCGAAGGCGGCGGAGCGGAAGGGCGCAAGTGGTGATTTGCGCGAGCACGGGAAATACTTCCGCCCCGGCGGCGGCTTATGCGGCGCGCGCTAAAATGAAGTGCGTGCTGTTGTTGCCACACGGGAACATTGCCTTGGGCAAGCTGGCACAGGCGTTGATGTATGGCGCAATTACGGTTTCAAGTGCAGGGGAATTTCGATGAAGCGTTGAGGATAGTGCGCGAGCTGGGCGAAACTGGAAAAGTGGAAGTGGTGAACAGCATCAATCCGGTTCGCATTGAAGGTCAAAAGACGGCGGCCTTTGAAATCTGTGATCAGTTGGGGCGCGCGCCAGATTTTCATTTTCTGCCAGTGGGCAATGCCGGGAACATCACAGCGTATTGGAAAGGCTACAAGGAGTATCATGCTGCAGGCACAAGTGACCGGCTGCCGAAGCTGTGTGGTTACCAGGCTGCCGGGGCCGCGCCGATAGTGGATGGCGCCCCAGTGGAAAAGCCGAACACCGTGGCGACGGCGATTCGCATTGGCAACCCTGCCAGTTGGCAAGGCGCGACGAATGCGATGAAGGAATCGGGCGGCCACATTGGCAAGGTGACTGACGAGGAAATTTTAAGCGCTTATAAATTAATTGCGCGCACCGATGGAGTTTTTGTTGAACCGGCATCAGCCGCTTCGCTCGCTGGCTTGATCAAGCAGGTGAAGGCCGGGCAGATTCCATCAGGTAGTGTCGTCACCGCGACGATGACCGGGCATGGCTTGAAAGATCCTGACTGCGCAATCAAGACGGCGGGCTTTGAACCGTTCGTGGTGGAAGCGAAAAAAGAAGCAGTGATGAAAGTCATCGGCCTCTAACAATTTCGAAGATTTAACATGGCTCTAATTGTCCAAAAATACGGTGGCACTTCGGTGGGAAATCCGGAGCGCATCAAGAACGTTGCGAGGCGTGTTGCCGGTTATCGCGCCAAAGGTGACCAGGTGGTCGTGGTGGTTTCTGCGATGAGCGGAGTCACTGACAATTTGATCAAGCTGGCCAACGAAATCATGCCACTCCCCACCGAACGGGAGATGGACATGCTGCTGGCGACTGGTGAACAAACCACCATCGCGCTGACAGCAATGGCCTTGCATGCGCTGGGCTTGCCAGCGGTTTCGCTCACAGGTGCACAGGCCGGGATTGTGACGGATGGAGTTCACACCAAGGCGAAGATTCAGAACATTACACCGAAGCAGGTCCATACACTTTTGGATGAAGGCAAGGTCGTGATTGTGGCGGGCTTTCAAGGGCAAACTCAGGAAGGCCACATCACAACGCTTGGACGTGGCGGATCAGATTTGACTGCCATTGCTCTTGCAGCCGCGCTCAAAGCGGATTTGTGTCAGATTTATACGGATGTGGATGGCGTTTATACTGCTGATCCGCGCATCGTGCCGAACGCCAAAAAACTGGAGGAGATTTCCTATGACGAAATGCTCGAACTGGCCAGCCTCGGGGCGAAGGTGATGCAGTCGCGTTCGGTTGAATTTGCAAAGAAATTTGGCGTCGTGTTTGAAGTTCGTTCCAGCCTGAACGAGAATCCAGGAACCATTGTGAAAGAAGAAACGAAGAATATGGAAGACGTCGTCATTCGCGGCGTCGCACTTGATAAAAACCAGGCCAAGGTGACCTTGGTTGCGGTGCCGGACAAACCGGGAGTTGCCGCACACATTTTCAAAGCCATTGGCGAAGCAGCGATCAATGTGGATATGATCGTGCAGAACATCAGCCATGGCTCGGGCACTCCGGCGACGGACCTCTCCTTCACGATTGATAAGCCCGACCTGCTCAAGGCACGCAAAGTGATCGATGGATTGAAAATGTCAGTCGGTTTTCGGGAAGCAATTGCTGATGAAAAGATCGGCAAGCTTTCCATTGTTGGAGTGGGCATGCGTAGTCATTCGGGGGTGGCGGCGAAGATGTTTGAGACCCTCGCGAAGGAGGGAGTGAACATCGACATGATCTCCACCAGCGAAATCAAAATTTCCGTGGTCATTGATCTGGCCAAGGGTGAACAGGCCACCCGGGCGCTGCATACTGCGTTTATTGGTTGACCCCAACCGGCGGAAGAGCTAATAGTAACCTTGTGAATTGCAATTTGAACAACCAACTGCTGCTAACAAATGCGCTGCTGCTGAGCAGCGTGGCGGTTGGGTTTTAGTCTGTTCACGAGAATTTCGAGACCCCACTGCCAAAACGGCGGTGGGGTTTTTTGTTTCCATATTTGCAACCCCATCTGCTGAAACTTTGCAAATCTGGAAAAACTGAAAAAGCATATGAAAGATAAACGGATTATCATCTTCGACACGACGCTCCGCGATGGCGAGCAATGCCCCGGCGCCTCAATGAATTTACGCGAAAAATTGGAAGTGGCCCGCCAACTCGCTCGTCTGAAGGTGGACGTGATCGAGGCTGGTTTTCCAGTTATCAGCGACGGCGACTTCGAAGCCGTTCATACCATCGCGAAGGAAATCAAAGGGCCCGTCATTTGCGGTTTGGCTCGTTGCGTTACGAAGGATATTGATGCCGCAGGTGCCGCATTGAAGCCCGCCGGCAAGAAGGGACGTATCCATGTCTTTTTGGCGACTTCCAAGATTCATCGCGAATTCAAGCTCGGCAAAGCGCAGGATGAAATCATTCGTCTCGCAGTGGAGGGCGTGAAGCGTGCCAAGTCTTACGTACAGGATGTGGAGTTTTCGCCCGAAGACGGTTCGCGCACGGAACCTGAATTTCT
The Pedosphaera parvula Ellin514 DNA segment above includes these coding regions:
- a CDS encoding homoserine dehydrogenase, which encodes MENRQAKSIKKGLSGNGFQGNLAVLMQQVNIGIIGGGTVGGGVYKGLQVNGALMASRLGVQLRVAKVAVRDLKKGRAVNIPPALLTTDWQSVIDDPSIHLIGEFIGGTTTARTVVLNAFKKGKSVITANKALLSAHGEELFAAAAKYGTNLYYEASVAGGIPIIKVLREGLIGNRITRIYGIVNGTCNYILSRMKLEGADFGEVLADAQRLGYAEAEPSLDIDGHDAAHKTGILASLAHGFWVKPKDIYVAGITAISKLDIQFAGQLGYTIKLLGIVKKFESGKGKSAKIQVSVYPALLPNSHVLASVNGVFNAILVRGDVVGDTLYYGRGAGQDATASAALSDFADAALDLKCGTKSRILPFTPHEQDGAVLPISEVVSRYYVRLSVIDKPGTLARITAILGEANIGISSVIQPEGHEGSSVPLILMIHDATNSNVTKALGKIAKLSAVKAPPVMIRVESFE
- a CDS encoding aspartate kinase; this translates as MALIVQKYGGTSVGNPERIKNVARRVAGYRAKGDQVVVVVSAMSGVTDNLIKLANEIMPLPTEREMDMLLATGEQTTIALTAMALHALGLPAVSLTGAQAGIVTDGVHTKAKIQNITPKQVHTLLDEGKVVIVAGFQGQTQEGHITTLGRGGSDLTAIALAAALKADLCQIYTDVDGVYTADPRIVPNAKKLEEISYDEMLELASLGAKVMQSRSVEFAKKFGVVFEVRSSLNENPGTIVKEETKNMEDVVIRGVALDKNQAKVTLVAVPDKPGVAAHIFKAIGEAAINVDMIVQNISHGSGTPATDLSFTIDKPDLLKARKVIDGLKMSVGFREAIADEKIGKLSIVGVGMRSHSGVAAKMFETLAKEGVNIDMISTSEIKISVVIDLAKGEQATRALHTAFIG